One genomic region from Vanacampus margaritifer isolate UIUO_Vmar chromosome 2, RoL_Vmar_1.0, whole genome shotgun sequence encodes:
- the cacybp gene encoding calcyclin-binding protein, whose amino-acid sequence MDLTEQINQLEADLQELGSLIEKSERKRVQELLKQEQKNVEKELAAKRQQKEQQARRQADPAASTKAVYTIKITNYAWDQSEKFVKIYLTLKNVHKIPSENVECKFSERSFSVLVKELDGKNHQMTVLNLLHPIDEQNSSTKIKTDMVVIMCKKQAAKKWECLTAVEKQSKEKDKPNLNDNADPSEGLMSMLKKIYTDGDDEMKRTINKAWSESQEKKIRGEEGMMEF is encoded by the exons ATGGATCTAACAGAGCAG ATCAACCAGTTGGAGGCAGACTTGCAGGAGCTGGGTTCTCTCATTGAGAAATCAGAGAGGAAGAGGGTGCAGGAGCTGCTCAAGCAAGAACAGAAGAATGTTGAGAAAGAGCTCGCCGCCAAACGCCAACAGAAAGAGCAACAAGCTCGGAGGCAGGCCGACCCGGCAGCGTCCACCAAGGCGGTGTACACGATCAAAATCACCAATTACG CGTGGGACCAGTCGGAGAAGTTTGTGAAAATTTACCTCACgttgaaaaatgtgcataagaTTCCATCTGAGAACGTGGAATGCAAATTTTCAGAAAG GTCATTTTCCGTGTTGGTGAAGGAGCTCGACGGGAAGAATCACCAAATGACCGTTCTTAATCTGTTGCATCCGATTGATGAGCAGAACAGCAGCACCAAG ATAAAAACAGACATGGTTGTGATCATGTGCAAGAAGCAGGCGGCCAAGAAGTGGGAGTGCCTCACCGCAGTGGAAAAACAGTCTAAGGAGAAAGA TAAGCCCAACCTGAATGACAACGCCGACCCCAGCGAGGGCCTGATGAGCATGTTGAAGAAAATCTACACGGACGGCGACGACGAGATGAAGAGAACCATCAACAAAGCTTGGTCGGAATCCCAGGAGAAGAAGATAAGAGGAGAAGAAGGCATGATGGAGTTTTGA
- the mrps14 gene encoding small ribosomal subunit protein uS14m isoform X2: MTKSCFRTALRVCWGAVGQARDYYVNWRMLRDVKRRQIAFDYADERLRINSLRKNTILPKELQELAAKEIAALPRDSCPVRIRNRCVMTSRPRGVKRRWRLSRIVFRHLADHNQLSGVLRARW; encoded by the exons ATGACAAAATCATGCTTTCGAACG GCACTGAGGGTCTGCTGGGGTGCTGTGGGGCAAGCAAGGGACTACTATGTTAACTGGAGGATGTTGAGAGATGTCAAGAGAAGACAGATTGCCTTTGACTACGCTGACGAGCGGCTGCGAATCAACTCGCTAAGGAAGAACACCATATTGCCAAAAGAACTCCAG GAGTTGGCAGCTAAAGAAATTGCAGCGTTGCCACGAGACTCGTGTCCCGTGAGGATACGTAACAGGTGCGTGATGACCTCGCGGCCGCGGGGAGTGAAGCGCAGGTGGCGACTCAGCCGGATCGTCTTCCGTCACCTGGCCGACCACAACCAATTGTCCGGCGTCCTGAGAGCGAGGTGGTGA
- the mrps14 gene encoding small ribosomal subunit protein uS14m isoform X1: MAAAVVARLGIGALYNSLCAPKQALRVCWGAVGQARDYYVNWRMLRDVKRRQIAFDYADERLRINSLRKNTILPKELQELAAKEIAALPRDSCPVRIRNRCVMTSRPRGVKRRWRLSRIVFRHLADHNQLSGVLRARW; this comes from the exons atggcgGCTGCTGTTGTAGCACGACTGGGCATCGGTGCCCTTTATAACAGTTTGTGCGCTCCAAAGCAG GCACTGAGGGTCTGCTGGGGTGCTGTGGGGCAAGCAAGGGACTACTATGTTAACTGGAGGATGTTGAGAGATGTCAAGAGAAGACAGATTGCCTTTGACTACGCTGACGAGCGGCTGCGAATCAACTCGCTAAGGAAGAACACCATATTGCCAAAAGAACTCCAG GAGTTGGCAGCTAAAGAAATTGCAGCGTTGCCACGAGACTCGTGTCCCGTGAGGATACGTAACAGGTGCGTGATGACCTCGCGGCCGCGGGGAGTGAAGCGCAGGTGGCGACTCAGCCGGATCGTCTTCCGTCACCTGGCCGACCACAACCAATTGTCCGGCGTCCTGAGAGCGAGGTGGTGA